One genomic window of Nicotiana sylvestris chromosome 10, ASM39365v2, whole genome shotgun sequence includes the following:
- the LOC138879366 gene encoding uncharacterized protein: MDIDINILELLVIEDSDLLIHQVRKEWATKNSKILTYLYHVHELRKRFTKIEFQHVPKVQNEFADALATLSSMIQHPDKNFIDPISVKVHDQPAYYAHVEEEADKKPWFHDIKEYLAKGEYPELANTTQKSTLQRLSINFFHSEGILYRRTPDLGLLRCVDAREASTLLEEIHAGTCGPHINGFVLAKKILQAGYFCMIMETDCVQYVQKCHRCQIHAHIIKVPPNEFNATSSPWSFAAWGIDVIEPIEPIA; this comes from the coding sequence atggACATTGACATAAACATCCTAGAGTTGCTAGTAATCgaggattcagacttgcttatacatcaggtccgaaaagaatgggcaaccaagaactccaagatactcacTTATCTGTATCATGTACATGAGTTGagaaagagattcacaaagatagaattccagcatgttcccaaagtccagaatgagtttgccgatgcattggctaccctgtcctctatgatacaacatccagataagaacttcattgatcctatttcgGTGAAGGTTCATGATCAACCAGCCTActatgctcatgtcgaggaagaagcggacaaaaaaccttggtttcatgatatcaaggaatacttggcaaaaggagaatacccagagcttgcCAACACCACTCAGAAGAGCACACTTCAAAGGTTATCTATCAATTTCTTCCACAGcgaaggaatcctgtataggaggactcctgatttgggattattaaggtgtgtcgacgcaaggGAAGCATCCACGCTACTAgaggaaatccatgctgggacctgcggtccacatataaatggttttgtcttagccaagaagatactccaggctggttatttttgtatgattatggaAACGGACTGCGTCCAGTATGTTCAAAAGTGCCAtcgttgtcagatacatgcacACATTATAAAAGTGCCCCCAAATGAgtttaatgcaacaagctcgccgtggtccttcgccgcttggggaattgATGTCATCGAACCTATCGAGCCCATCGCATAA